In Erigeron canadensis isolate Cc75 chromosome 1, C_canadensis_v1, whole genome shotgun sequence, a single window of DNA contains:
- the LOC122591348 gene encoding G-type lectin S-receptor-like serine/threonine-protein kinase SD2-5 — protein sequence MRTASSSWIINCCSINFVIIILLSAAFYSLITPTFAQPPSYPPSTANLSTSWIINYNADSRFIFDSNPDFKGIFNPILLTEETMVTRFALSFFCQLGENVKCNSKNLFAIFIVDEDYNSYPRNPPPLVWSANRDHPVNNNATLNFTAAGELVLRDANGTMVWSTNTAGKSVIGMNLTDAGNLVLYDVNHQVVWQSFDHPTDCLVPGQPLFQGQKLISSVSATNTQKGMYSLQVTDEGLYAYIELNPPQPYFLYYTFLEQRSNEGKRYVSFLNGSLSLFTHSAKPSEPDLVISIPPASSAQYMKLMPDGHLKVFEWQSHDWKPVSDDLLTTPLGECGYPLACGRNTLCSNKQQCSCPASSSPGIEYFRAVHDREPNLGCSLVTPLTCNATQHHDFIPVENVSYFTFAANLTNVNATECKQACLKNCSCKAAIFRNISADCYLPSDLFTMATITDSYPPFHDYNITVFIKVQNASAPSFSTFPNPTVLQKRKNRVAKVLGPAIGIPLIVVVGFVVFIVHKKRQYSETEEEEEYFHQVGGITTRFSYGELKTATENFSKKLGEGGFGTVFEGILEDGSKIAVKCLVDHGQVNKSFLAEIESIGSIHHVNLVRLRGYSAWKSQRLLVYDFMSNGSLDHWIYHGDMRGHVLEWECRKNIILDIAKGLAYLHEECRQQIIHLDIKPQNILLDDNFNAKVSDFGLSKLVDKNQTTQVMTTLKGTPGYIAPECWSNLTITEKVDVYSFGIVVLEILCGRKIFDRSLSEESWHLLGVFQKCWEQRTLLDMVDKYGEDMQANGAEVVEMMKIASWCLQTEFTRRPSMSSVVKVLEGAMSVELNLDYNFTDFLRMQKIAIAEEEELTRLMPSLLSGPR from the coding sequence ATGAGGACTGCATCCTCCTCATGGATTATTAATTGTTGCTCTATTAATTTTGTCATCATCATTTTATTATCTGCAGCTTTCTACTCACTGATCACACCCACTTTTGCTCAGCCACCATCATATCCGCCTTCTACCGCAAATCTTTCCACCTCATGGATCATCAATTATAATGCAGATTCCAGATTTATATTTGACTCAAATCCGGATTTTAAAGGAATTTTCAACCCCATCCTCCTTACAGAAGAAACCATGGTAACTCGATTCGCACTTAGCTTCTTCTGTCAGTTAGGGGAAAATGTAAAGTGCAACTCTAAGAACCTCTTTGCCATCTTCATTGTTGATGAAGATTATAATAGTTACCCCCGCAATCCTCCTCCCTTAGTTTGGTCAGCCAACCGAGACCATCCGGTCAACAACAACGCGACACTGAATTTCACTGCAGCTGGAGAACTGGTGCTGCGTGATGCAAATGGAACAATGGTTTGGAGCACCAACACGGCTGGTAAATCCGTGATTGGCATGAACTTAACTGATGCCGGAAACCTGGTGCTGTACGATGTCAATCACCAAGTGGTTTGGCAATCTTTCGATCACCCGACCGACTGTTTGGTACCCGGACAGCCTTTGTTTCAAGGTCAAAAGCTGATATCTAGTGTCTCAGCAACAAATACTCAGAAAGGTATGTACTCTCTTCAAGTTACTGATGAGGGTTTGTATGCTTATATTGAATTAAACCCACCTCAAccctattttctttattataccTTTCTTGAACAAAGATCTAATGAAGGAAAAAGGTATGTCAGCTTTTTAAATGGGAGTTTGTCTTTATTCACTCATTCTGCCAAGCCAAGTGAGCCTGATCTTGTGATTTCCATACCTCCCGCATCATCGGCTCAGTATATGAAACTGATGCCAGATGGGCATTTAAAAGTGTTTGAGTGGCAATCACACGATTGGAAACCAGTCTCTGATGATCTACTTACCACGCCCTTAGGAGAGTGTGGTTATCCTTTGGCTTGTGGGAGAAATACTCTTTGCTCGAATAAGCAACAATGTAGTTGTCCGGCATCAAGCTCCCCTGGGATAGAATATTTCCGAGCAGTACACGATCGAGAACCTAACCTCGGGTGCTCTTTAGTTACTCCTCTCACGTGTAATGCTACCCAACATCATGATTTTATTCCAGTCGAGAACGTCTCCTACTTCACGTTTGCCGCCAACTTGACGAATGTGAATGCAACGGAATGCAAACAAGCATGTTTGAAAAATTGCTCGTGCAAAGCAGCTATATTTCGCAATATAAGTGCAGATTGTTATCTACCTTCTGACCTATTTACAATGGCTACTATTACAGATAGTTATCCTCCATTTCATGACTATAATATTACAGTTTTTATAAAAGTCCAGAATGCAAGTGCACCTTCTTTCTCAACGTTCCCTAATCCTACAGTGttacaaaagagaaaaaatcgAGTTGCAAAAGTCCTAGGTCCTGCCATTGGAATTCCTCTTATTGTGGTGGTcggttttgttgtttttattgtcCACAAGAAAAGACAATACTCTGAAacggaagaagaagaagagtatTTTCATCAAGTAGGAGGAATAACCACTCGGTTTTCTTATGGGGAGTTGAAAACTGCCACTGAGAATTTTAGTAAAAAGCTTGGTGAAGGAGGATTCGGAACAGTTTTTGAAGGGATTCTGGAAGATGGCTCCAAAATTGCAGTTAAATGTCTTGTCGATCATGGGCAGGTGAACAAATCATTCCTAGCCGAGATTGAGTCAATTGGCAGCATTCACCATGTGAATTTAGTGAGGCTTAGAGGATACTCCGCTTGGAAATCACAACGACTTCTCGTATATGATTTCATGAGTAACGGGTCATTAGATCATTGGATTTACCATGGAGATATGCGGGGGCATGTACTGGAATGGGAGTGCAGAAAAAACATTATTCTTGATATTGCTAAAGGATTAGCATATCTCCATGAAGAGTGTAGGCAACAAATTATCCACCTTGATATTAAGCCTCAAAACATACTACTAGACGACAACTTTAATGCCAAGGTATCTGATTTTGGGTTGTCTAAGCTCGTCGACAAAAATCAAACGACCCAAGTGATGACTACTTTGAAAGGAACCCCCGGGTATATCGCTCCAGAATGTTGGAGCAACTTAACTATAACCGAAAAGGTGGACGTATATAGCTTTGGGATTGTTGTCTTGGAGATCTTATGTGGGAGGAAGATTTTCGATCGGTCTCTGTCAGAAGAAAGCTGGCACTTACTTGGTGTTTTTCAGAAATGCTGGGAGCAACGTACGTTGTTAGATATGGTTGACAAGTACGGTGAAGATATGCAAGCGAATGGTGCCGAGGTGGtggaaatgatgaaaatagCTTCATGGTGTTTACAAACCGAGTTTACGAGAAGGCCTTCAATGTCATCTGTTGTTAAGGTGTTGGAAGGTGCAATGAGTGTTGAATTGAACTTGGATTACAACTTCACAGATTTTCTGAGAATGCAGAAAATAGCAATTGCAGAAGAGGAAGAGCTGACACGGCTAATGCCTTCTCTTCTTTCAGGGCCAAGGTAA